One Mesorhizobium sp. J428 DNA segment encodes these proteins:
- a CDS encoding phage major tail protein, TP901-1 family, translating into MVAQKGKDLLLKLDQSGAGSFVTVAGLRTKRLAFNSETVDVTDSESAGRWRELLAGSGVQRASLSGAGIFKDQASDAAIRSAFFAGAIRDWQAVVPDFGTVEGPFQITSLEYTGAHDGEVTFEIALESAGLVAFEAAA; encoded by the coding sequence ATGGTCGCACAGAAGGGCAAGGACCTGCTGCTGAAGCTCGACCAGAGCGGGGCGGGCAGTTTCGTCACGGTGGCGGGGCTGCGGACGAAGCGGCTCGCCTTCAACAGCGAGACGGTGGACGTGACGGATTCGGAGAGCGCGGGACGCTGGCGCGAGCTTTTGGCGGGCTCCGGCGTGCAGCGAGCCTCGCTGTCGGGCGCGGGGATCTTCAAGGACCAGGCGTCGGACGCGGCAATCCGCAGCGCGTTCTTTGCCGGCGCGATCCGCGACTGGCAGGCCGTGGTGCCGGATTTCGGAACGGTGGAAGGCCCGTTCCAGATCACCTCGCTCGAATATACCGGCGCGCATGACGGCGAGGTGACCTTCGAGATCGCGCTGGAATCGGCCGGACTGGTCGCCTTCGAGGCCGCGGCATGA
- a CDS encoding phage head closure protein, whose protein sequence is MRVDPGELRTELVLEEASRTPDGAGGFTESWTQIATVFARLQAIVAREKFGADQTIEEVTHRVTIRHRPDVASGMRFVMGDRILSVLTVHDPDETGRYLVCRTREQGR, encoded by the coding sequence ATGCGGGTCGACCCTGGAGAACTGCGCACGGAACTCGTGCTGGAGGAGGCTTCACGGACGCCGGACGGCGCGGGCGGGTTCACGGAAAGCTGGACCCAGATCGCGACTGTGTTCGCGCGGCTGCAGGCGATCGTCGCGCGGGAGAAGTTCGGCGCTGACCAGACGATCGAGGAGGTGACGCATCGCGTGACGATCCGCCATCGCCCGGACGTCGCGAGCGGGATGCGCTTCGTCATGGGAGACCGGATCCTGTCGGTCCTGACAGTGCACGATCCCGACGAGACGGGGCGCTATCTCGTCTGCCGGACCAGGGAGCAGGGCCGATGA
- a CDS encoding phage tail protein, producing MPQPGSGRDALSPLVELFDLAFDASGETPRFATIGASAGAAFAIDDPVSAGEGRPAIELTRPPDLELPTEALLGFGDPLDDYQSGAARAARGGGQNVASLDLPGAIEAGQAEALAADWLRRAWTGRETARFAVPARQRTPRPGSLVALPGRAEGEFVVSAIEEGLTRQIEARRILRLPPAPDRARLPARRATGSAQPGAPLALFLDLPSAGGEAAHERFRIAAHAKPWTTQQVYCSPEETGFELRTTLTRRATIGELTQGLPSGVEGRLDEFGAVVVRLYAGALSSVPLAQMLNGANVLAIRSAAGSWELVQFADAEEIEPDVWRLTRLLRGQLGTNDAMVAGAAVGADVVLLDSAVQAAGLREGEAGLELSWRVGPAGREFGAEMTVTETHIGGVRAGLPLSPVHLTAEKQTDGGFTFSWVRRGRLDADSWTGVEIPQDEPFETYVLRIGEPGEAAVRQVTVGSLSWTYAAASVAADFPVLPDELELDVRQLGHAGEGIAGRLTFAAAG from the coding sequence TTGCCGCAGCCTGGCAGCGGGCGCGACGCGCTGTCGCCGCTGGTCGAGCTGTTCGACCTGGCCTTCGATGCCTCGGGCGAGACGCCGCGCTTCGCCACCATCGGTGCATCGGCAGGGGCGGCCTTCGCCATCGACGATCCGGTGTCGGCGGGCGAGGGGCGGCCGGCGATCGAGCTGACAAGGCCGCCGGACCTGGAGCTTCCGACCGAGGCGCTGCTGGGCTTCGGCGACCCGCTCGACGACTACCAGTCGGGCGCGGCGCGCGCGGCGCGCGGAGGCGGGCAGAATGTCGCCAGCCTCGACCTGCCGGGCGCGATCGAGGCGGGGCAGGCGGAGGCGCTTGCAGCGGACTGGCTGCGCCGCGCCTGGACCGGCCGCGAGACGGCGCGTTTCGCGGTGCCGGCGCGGCAGCGCACGCCGCGGCCGGGAAGCCTGGTGGCGCTGCCCGGACGCGCCGAGGGCGAGTTCGTGGTGAGCGCCATCGAGGAAGGGCTGACGCGGCAGATCGAGGCGCGGCGCATCCTGCGTCTGCCGCCTGCGCCCGACCGGGCGAGATTGCCGGCGCGGCGCGCGACAGGCAGCGCACAGCCGGGCGCGCCGCTGGCGCTGTTCCTCGATTTGCCGTCGGCGGGCGGCGAGGCGGCGCATGAACGGTTCAGGATCGCGGCCCATGCGAAGCCCTGGACGACGCAGCAGGTCTACTGCTCTCCGGAGGAGACCGGCTTCGAGCTGCGCACGACGCTGACGCGCCGCGCCACGATCGGCGAACTGACGCAGGGATTGCCGTCCGGCGTGGAGGGCAGGCTGGACGAATTCGGCGCGGTGGTCGTGCGGCTTTATGCCGGCGCGCTGTCGAGCGTGCCGCTGGCACAGATGCTGAACGGCGCGAATGTGCTGGCGATCCGCTCGGCGGCGGGGAGTTGGGAGCTCGTGCAGTTCGCCGACGCCGAGGAGATCGAGCCGGATGTCTGGCGGCTGACGCGGCTCTTGCGCGGCCAGCTCGGCACAAACGACGCGATGGTGGCGGGCGCAGCGGTAGGCGCGGACGTGGTGCTGCTGGACAGTGCCGTGCAGGCGGCGGGACTGCGCGAGGGCGAGGCGGGGCTGGAACTCTCCTGGCGGGTCGGCCCGGCCGGACGCGAGTTCGGCGCCGAGATGACGGTGACCGAGACCCATATCGGCGGCGTGCGCGCCGGCCTGCCGCTCTCGCCGGTGCATCTGACGGCGGAAAAGCAGACGGACGGCGGCTTCACCTTCAGCTGGGTGCGGCGCGGGCGGCTCGACGCGGACAGCTGGACGGGCGTCGAGATCCCGCAGGACGAGCCGTTCGAGACCTATGTGCTGCGCATCGGCGAGCCGGGCGAGGCGGCGGTGCGGCAGGTCACTGTCGGCTCGCTGTCATGGACCTATGCGGCCGCGAGCGTCGCCGCGGATTTCCCCGTGCTGCCGGACGAACTGGAACTCGACGTGCGGCAGCTCGGCCACGCGGGCGAGGGTATCGCTGGGCGGCTGACATTCGCGGCCGCCGGCTGA
- a CDS encoding DUF2460 domain-containing protein has protein sequence MTDLFTFHDVVFPLAVSFGATGGPERRNEIIELMSGRETRNARFAHARRRYDAGTGLRSADDLYDVLAFFEARRGSLHAFRFRDPFDMKSGRPEAEPTAIDQPIGVGDDGTATFQLVKTYGEGDDAYVRPVTKPLAGSVRVAVDGDEAEEGVAFAADAATGVVIFLPGHVPGEGAVVTAGFAFHVPVRFDTDRIEASLASFRAGTVPTIPLVEVVA, from the coding sequence ATGACCGACCTTTTCACCTTCCACGACGTGGTGTTTCCGCTCGCGGTCTCCTTTGGCGCGACCGGCGGGCCGGAGCGGCGCAACGAGATCATCGAGCTGATGTCAGGCCGCGAGACGCGCAATGCGCGGTTTGCGCATGCAAGGCGGCGCTATGACGCCGGCACCGGGTTGCGCTCGGCGGACGACCTCTACGATGTGCTCGCCTTCTTCGAGGCGCGGCGCGGCTCGCTGCACGCGTTCCGGTTCCGAGATCCGTTCGACATGAAGTCCGGGCGGCCGGAGGCGGAGCCGACGGCGATCGACCAGCCGATCGGTGTCGGAGACGATGGGACGGCGACTTTCCAGCTCGTCAAGACCTATGGCGAGGGCGACGATGCCTATGTGCGGCCGGTGACGAAGCCGCTGGCTGGCAGCGTGCGGGTAGCGGTGGACGGCGACGAGGCGGAGGAGGGCGTGGCGTTTGCTGCCGACGCGGCGACGGGCGTCGTAATATTCCTTCCCGGCCATGTGCCGGGCGAGGGTGCAGTGGTGACGGCGGGGTTCGCGTTTCATGTGCCGGTGCGCTTCGATACCGACCGGATCGAGGCGAGCCTGGCGAGCTTTCGCGCCGGCACGGTGCCGACCATCCCGCTGGTCGAGGTGGTCGCATGA
- a CDS encoding phage tail tape measure protein has protein sequence MDEEVIVSVRADTAPFADALAELEGLADAFGSQLTGALKSAVIGGKELDDILRRVALNLAGMALNQGMAPLQSLFGSFFSGLLGGILPFEKGGVPGRVTPFAAGGLVAAPTYFGMQGGLGLMGEAGAEAIMPLARTADGRLGVAAGGGAATQTIVFNVTTPDAASFRKSEAQVSAMLARAASRGMRGL, from the coding sequence ATGGACGAAGAGGTGATCGTCTCGGTCAGGGCGGACACGGCACCGTTTGCCGACGCGCTGGCGGAGTTGGAAGGCCTGGCGGACGCGTTTGGGTCGCAGCTGACCGGCGCGCTGAAATCGGCGGTGATCGGCGGCAAGGAACTGGACGACATCCTGCGCCGGGTTGCGCTGAACCTCGCCGGCATGGCGCTGAACCAGGGCATGGCGCCGCTGCAGTCGCTGTTCGGATCGTTCTTCTCCGGCCTGCTGGGCGGGATCCTGCCCTTCGAGAAGGGCGGCGTGCCGGGGCGGGTGACCCCGTTCGCGGCCGGCGGCTTGGTCGCCGCGCCAACCTATTTCGGCATGCAGGGCGGGCTTGGCCTGATGGGCGAGGCGGGCGCTGAGGCGATCATGCCGCTGGCACGCACTGCCGACGGGCGGCTGGGCGTGGCGGCCGGCGGCGGCGCGGCCACGCAGACAATCGTGTTCAACGTGACAACGCCCGATGCCGCCTCGTTCCGCAAATCCGAGGCGCAGGTCTCCGCGATGCTGGCGCGGGCGGCGTCGCGGGGGATGAGGGGATTGTAG
- a CDS encoding response regulator transcription factor codes for MRILVVEDDKELNRQLSEALVDAGYVVDRAYDGEEGHFLGDTEPYDAVVLDIGLPQMDGISVMEKWRREGRKMPVLMLTARDRWSDKVAGIDAGADDYVTKPFHIEEVLARIRALIRRAAGHASSELVCGPVRLDTAASKVDVDGKPLKLTSHEFRLLAYLMHHVGKVVSRTELVEHLYDQDFDRDSNTIEVFVGRLRKKMGIDMIETVRGMGYRLREPDA; via the coding sequence ATGCGAATTCTGGTCGTCGAGGATGACAAGGAGCTGAACCGTCAGCTGTCGGAGGCGCTGGTCGATGCCGGCTATGTCGTCGACCGCGCCTATGACGGCGAGGAGGGGCATTTCCTCGGCGACACCGAACCCTATGACGCGGTGGTGCTCGACATCGGCCTGCCGCAGATGGACGGCATCTCCGTGATGGAGAAATGGCGCCGCGAAGGGCGCAAGATGCCAGTGCTGATGCTGACCGCGCGCGACCGCTGGAGCGACAAGGTCGCCGGCATCGACGCCGGCGCCGACGACTACGTGACCAAGCCGTTCCACATCGAGGAAGTGCTGGCGCGCATCAGGGCGCTGATCCGCCGCGCGGCGGGGCATGCCTCGTCGGAACTTGTCTGCGGGCCGGTGCGGCTCGACACGGCGGCCTCGAAGGTCGACGTGGACGGCAAGCCGCTCAAGCTCACCTCGCACGAGTTCCGCCTGCTCGCCTATCTAATGCACCATGTCGGCAAGGTCGTCTCGCGCACGGAGCTGGTGGAGCACCTCTACGATCAGGATTTCGACCGCGATTCCAACACGATCGAGGTCTTCGTCGGCCGCCTGCGCAAGAAGATGGGCATCGACATGATCGAGACCGTGCGCGGCATGGGCTATCGCCTGCGCGAGCCCGATGCGTGA
- a CDS encoding gene transfer agent family protein encodes MSVNRHRGEIAATLDGRPFRLCLTLGALAELENAFAAEDLSALVARLSAGRLSASDIVRILGCGLRGAGHEVSDEEVRAMRCEDGIAGFARIVGELLTATFGSAKERPNSDP; translated from the coding sequence ATGAGCGTGAACCGGCATCGCGGCGAGATCGCTGCCACGCTGGACGGCAGGCCGTTCAGGCTTTGCCTGACGCTTGGCGCGCTGGCCGAACTGGAAAACGCGTTCGCGGCCGAGGACCTGTCCGCGCTCGTGGCCCGTCTTTCCGCAGGACGGCTGTCGGCTTCGGACATAGTGCGCATCCTCGGCTGCGGGCTGCGCGGCGCCGGCCACGAGGTGAGCGACGAAGAGGTGCGCGCGATGCGCTGCGAGGACGGCATCGCCGGCTTCGCGCGGATCGTGGGCGAGCTTCTGACGGCGACGTTCGGCAGCGCGAAGGAGCGCCCGAACTCGGACCCTTGA
- a CDS encoding DUF2163 domain-containing protein — translation MSGFSEDFLAHLARDVTTLCHCWTVARADGMVIGFTDHDRVLTIGGVVCEPQSGMTATEARDAIGLAGDATDVEGALSSDAISEADIAAGRYDGAAVTTYLVNWRAPEQNAVLRRATVGKITRADGAFRVELNGPAAALEKRVGRHFRRTCDARLGDGRCGVDLTQEGFHGAGAVTERRGAEVAVSGLDAFAVGWFAHGELTWTSGALEGRAARISVHRKEGSRVTLTLDEGGEGVETGDAFTLVAGCDKRFETCRTKFANRLNFRGFPHMPGNDAAYAYVTDGIEFDGGALVP, via the coding sequence ATGAGCGGATTTTCAGAGGATTTCCTCGCGCATCTGGCGCGGGACGTGACGACGCTTTGCCACTGCTGGACGGTGGCGCGGGCGGACGGGATGGTGATTGGTTTCACCGACCATGACCGGGTGCTTACGATTGGCGGTGTCGTCTGCGAACCGCAGAGCGGCATGACCGCGACCGAGGCGCGCGACGCGATCGGGCTGGCGGGCGACGCGACCGATGTCGAGGGCGCGCTGTCGTCGGATGCGATCAGCGAGGCGGACATCGCGGCTGGCCGCTATGACGGCGCGGCGGTGACGACCTATCTCGTCAACTGGCGTGCGCCCGAACAGAACGCGGTGCTGCGCAGGGCAACGGTGGGCAAGATCACGCGCGCGGACGGCGCATTTCGCGTCGAACTGAATGGGCCGGCGGCGGCCTTGGAAAAGCGGGTGGGGCGGCACTTCCGCCGGACCTGCGACGCGCGGCTGGGTGACGGGCGCTGCGGCGTCGACCTGACGCAGGAAGGGTTTCACGGTGCTGGCGCGGTGACGGAGCGGCGAGGGGCGGAGGTCGCGGTCTCGGGGCTCGACGCCTTCGCGGTAGGCTGGTTCGCGCATGGCGAATTGACGTGGACGAGCGGTGCGCTCGAGGGGCGGGCGGCGCGGATCTCCGTGCATCGCAAGGAGGGCAGTCGCGTGACGCTGACGCTCGATGAGGGCGGCGAGGGTGTCGAGACGGGCGACGCATTCACGTTGGTCGCGGGCTGCGACAAGCGCTTCGAAACCTGTCGAACGAAATTTGCCAACCGACTCAATTTCCGCGGCTTTCCGCATATGCCGGGCAATGACGCGGCCTATGCCTATGTGACCGACGGCATCGAGTTCGACGGCGGGGCGCTGGTACCGTGA
- a CDS encoding NlpC/P60 family protein, with amino-acid sequence MSAPADRIVTAALGWLGTPYRHQGARKGVGCDCLGLVRGVWREVYGAETEAPGPYAADWAETGEGDPLMAAARRHCREKAERSVAAGDLLLFRIRPRLPARHCGIALAPDRFLHAYQGHAVVSSPLDPHWRRRLCGTFSFPDLRG; translated from the coding sequence GTGAGCGCGCCGGCGGACAGGATCGTCACCGCGGCACTTGGCTGGCTCGGCACGCCCTATCGGCACCAGGGCGCGCGGAAGGGCGTGGGCTGCGACTGCCTTGGCCTGGTGCGCGGCGTGTGGCGCGAGGTCTATGGCGCGGAGACCGAGGCGCCGGGGCCCTATGCCGCCGACTGGGCGGAGACGGGCGAGGGCGACCCGCTGATGGCGGCCGCGCGCCGGCATTGCCGGGAGAAGGCGGAACGGTCCGTCGCGGCAGGCGACCTGCTGCTCTTTCGCATCCGGCCGAGACTGCCCGCCAGGCATTGCGGCATCGCGCTCGCGCCGGACCGGTTTCTCCATGCCTATCAGGGACATGCGGTGGTTTCCTCGCCGCTCGACCCGCACTGGCGCCGCAGGCTCTGCGGCACGTTTTCCTTCCCCGACCTTCGAGGCTGA
- a CDS encoding rcc01693 family protein — MSTAAGAPAAFPWEQVMTIGLGLLRLSPKDFWTMSPREFDRAVRVLFPAGDGAPGRASFEALMRRFPDEEKEGWTKR; from the coding sequence TTGAGTACCGCAGCGGGCGCGCCGGCGGCCTTTCCCTGGGAGCAGGTGATGACCATCGGGCTCGGCCTGCTGCGGCTTTCGCCGAAGGATTTCTGGACGATGAGCCCGCGCGAATTCGACCGCGCGGTGCGGGTGCTGTTTCCGGCGGGAGACGGCGCGCCCGGTCGAGCGTCGTTCGAGGCGCTGATGCGCCGCTTTCCGGATGAGGAGAAAGAGGGATGGACGAAGAGGTGA
- a CDS encoding DUF3168 domain-containing protein produces MTSPAVDLQRAIHALLTADAALVARLGGQKVFDATPPNAAFPYVSFGRTSIYDWSTGTESGTEQLFTIHVWSKAKGKTETLEIMETIRQLIDAAPKELDGHALVNMTLEFAEARYDEDLSVHHGLLRFRAVTEPVG; encoded by the coding sequence ATGACGTCGCCGGCCGTTGACCTGCAGAGGGCGATCCATGCGCTGCTGACGGCGGACGCCGCGCTGGTGGCGCGGCTGGGCGGGCAGAAGGTGTTCGACGCCACGCCGCCCAATGCGGCCTTTCCCTATGTCAGCTTCGGCCGCACCTCGATCTACGACTGGAGCACCGGAACCGAGAGCGGCACGGAGCAGCTCTTCACCATCCATGTCTGGTCGAAGGCCAAGGGCAAGACCGAGACGCTGGAGATCATGGAGACGATCCGCCAGCTGATCGACGCCGCGCCGAAGGAACTCGACGGGCACGCGCTGGTGAACATGACGCTTGAATTCGCCGAGGCCCGCTACGACGAGGACCTGTCGGTGCACCACGGCCTGCTGCGCTTTCGCGCGGTGACGGAGCCGGTGGGGTAG
- a CDS encoding glycoside hydrolase TIM-barrel-like domain-containing protein: MATLILQAAGAFLGGFFGTTGAAVLGAAGSMAGYLIDRALINSTLHREGPRLSAMRPFTGEEGAPMARVYGAARIGGTLIWATRFEEASHTERQGFKGGARTTTYSYFANAAFGLCEGEIAGIRRVWADGREVDLSEVEIRIHRGGELQMPDTLIDAKQGEGKTPAYRGTAYAVLERFPIGDYGNRIPQMQFEVLRPIGDFGARLRAVALIPGATEHGLASERITKTIRRGETEIVNRHVLFAETDIDASLDELAMLAPNLKHVALVVTWFGDDLRAGECSLYPAVVEAEGPFLGTGWSVNGVSAADARTVSQHGGGAAYGGTPSDRSVVQAIEAIRARGWEVTLYPFLMMDVPPGNGLPDPHGATEQAAYPWRGRISCFPGPEQEGSADVTEAARAQVAAFCGAAAAGDFADSDDTVIFTGEADDWGYRRLVLHYAHLAVLAGGVDAFLIGSELRGLTTLRDGANAFPFVEQLVALAADVRGILGGDTKITYGADWSEYFGHHLESGDVFFHLDPLWASGDIDAVGVDNYMPLSDWRDEDFSGGNPDGFAAPYDRDGLRRGIASGEGFDWVYPDAEARRARERTQIADGLAGKDWVFRYKDLRSWWANPHFDRIGGVENAAPTAWEPQSKPLWFTELGCAAVDKGPNQPNVFPDPKSSENALPYFSNGGRSDLAQRRFLEAHLRHWTPGGEDFVETDNPVSNVYGGRMLDPERVYAWAWDARPFPAFPLEREAWRDGENWLAGHWLNGRLGAVEISDLIESVCAGCGLEADARAADGMVAG; encoded by the coding sequence ATGGCGACATTGATCCTGCAGGCCGCCGGGGCATTTCTCGGCGGCTTTTTCGGCACGACCGGCGCGGCCGTGCTGGGCGCCGCGGGATCGATGGCCGGCTACCTGATCGACCGCGCGCTGATCAATTCGACGCTGCATCGCGAGGGGCCGCGGCTGAGTGCCATGAGGCCCTTCACCGGCGAGGAGGGCGCGCCGATGGCGCGCGTCTACGGTGCCGCGCGCATCGGCGGCACGCTGATCTGGGCGACGCGGTTCGAGGAGGCGAGCCACACCGAACGCCAGGGCTTCAAGGGCGGCGCGCGGACGACGACCTATTCCTATTTCGCCAATGCCGCCTTCGGCCTTTGCGAGGGCGAGATCGCCGGCATCCGCCGCGTCTGGGCCGACGGGCGCGAGGTGGATCTGAGCGAGGTCGAGATCCGCATCCATCGCGGCGGCGAATTGCAGATGCCCGACACGCTGATCGATGCCAAGCAGGGCGAGGGCAAGACACCCGCCTATCGCGGCACGGCCTATGCGGTGCTGGAACGGTTTCCGATCGGCGACTATGGCAACCGCATCCCGCAGATGCAGTTCGAGGTGCTGCGGCCGATCGGCGATTTCGGCGCGCGGCTGCGGGCGGTGGCGCTGATTCCCGGCGCGACGGAGCACGGGCTGGCGAGCGAGCGCATCACCAAGACGATAAGGCGCGGCGAGACGGAGATCGTTAACCGGCACGTGCTGTTCGCAGAGACCGACATCGACGCCTCGCTGGACGAGCTCGCCATGCTCGCGCCGAACCTGAAGCATGTCGCGCTGGTGGTGACCTGGTTCGGCGACGACCTGCGCGCCGGCGAATGCAGCCTCTATCCGGCCGTGGTGGAGGCCGAAGGGCCGTTCCTCGGCACCGGCTGGAGCGTGAATGGCGTGAGCGCGGCCGACGCCCGGACGGTATCGCAGCATGGCGGAGGTGCGGCCTATGGCGGCACGCCGTCGGACCGTTCGGTGGTGCAGGCGATCGAGGCGATCAGGGCGCGGGGATGGGAGGTGACGCTTTATCCGTTCCTGATGATGGATGTGCCGCCCGGCAACGGGCTGCCGGACCCGCATGGCGCGACAGAGCAAGCGGCCTATCCGTGGCGCGGGCGGATCTCGTGCTTTCCGGGGCCGGAGCAGGAGGGCAGCGCGGACGTGACGGAGGCCGCGCGGGCGCAGGTCGCCGCCTTCTGCGGCGCGGCGGCGGCGGGCGATTTCGCCGATAGCGACGACACGGTGATCTTCACCGGCGAAGCGGACGACTGGGGCTATCGCCGGCTGGTGCTGCATTATGCGCATCTGGCAGTTCTTGCCGGCGGCGTCGACGCCTTCCTTATCGGCTCCGAACTGCGCGGACTGACGACATTGCGCGACGGGGCGAACGCGTTTCCCTTTGTCGAGCAGCTGGTGGCGCTTGCCGCCGATGTGCGCGGCATTCTGGGCGGTGACACCAAGATCACCTACGGCGCGGACTGGAGCGAGTATTTCGGCCACCACCTGGAGAGCGGTGACGTCTTCTTCCACCTCGACCCGCTGTGGGCGAGCGGGGACATCGACGCGGTGGGCGTCGACAACTACATGCCGCTGTCTGACTGGCGCGACGAGGATTTTTCCGGCGGCAATCCGGACGGTTTCGCCGCACCCTACGACCGCGACGGGCTACGTCGCGGCATCGCGTCCGGCGAGGGGTTCGACTGGGTCTATCCGGACGCCGAGGCAAGGCGGGCGCGGGAGCGAACGCAGATCGCGGACGGGCTGGCGGGCAAGGACTGGGTGTTTCGCTACAAGGACCTCCGTTCGTGGTGGGCGAACCCGCATTTCGACCGCATCGGCGGCGTGGAGAATGCGGCGCCGACGGCCTGGGAGCCGCAGTCCAAGCCGCTCTGGTTCACCGAACTGGGCTGTGCCGCGGTCGACAAGGGGCCGAACCAGCCGAACGTCTTTCCGGACCCGAAATCGTCGGAGAATGCGCTGCCCTATTTCTCGAATGGCGGGCGCTCCGACCTCGCGCAGCGGCGGTTCCTGGAGGCGCATCTTCGCCACTGGACGCCGGGCGGGGAGGATTTTGTCGAAACGGACAATCCTGTGTCGAACGTCTATGGCGGGCGCATGCTCGACCCGGAGCGGGTCTATGCCTGGGCCTGGGACGCGCGGCCGTTTCCGGCCTTTCCGCTGGAGCGCGAGGCGTGGCGCGACGGCGAGAACTGGCTCGCCGGCCACTGGCTGAACGGCAGGCTCGGCGCGGTCGAGATCTCCGACCTGATCGAAAGCGTCTGCGCCGGATGCGGGCTTGAGGCGGATGCGCGGGCGGCGGACGGGATGGTGGCCGGCTAG
- a CDS encoding head-tail connector protein, whose product MTLYRTVDPAGEPVTLAEAKAQLRVAHDSEDVLIAGLIRAARAEVEAQTGMALIDQSWRLSMDDWPHDGLVRLRRHPVKEILSVTVYGEEGEAAVLDPGSYEADLASRPARLHFTSPPAPERRLNGIEVDFTAGFGEAGTDVPDLLKRAVLMLVAHWYEFRAAYGAADQPVSIPAGFDRLISTYRTGRL is encoded by the coding sequence ATGACCCTTTATCGAACCGTGGATCCCGCGGGCGAGCCGGTGACGCTCGCCGAGGCGAAGGCGCAGTTGCGTGTCGCGCATGACAGCGAGGACGTGCTGATTGCGGGCCTGATCCGGGCGGCGCGGGCCGAGGTCGAGGCGCAGACGGGGATGGCGCTGATCGACCAGTCCTGGCGGCTGTCGATGGACGACTGGCCGCACGATGGACTGGTGCGGCTGCGCCGGCATCCGGTGAAGGAAATACTGTCGGTCACCGTCTATGGCGAGGAAGGCGAGGCGGCGGTGCTCGATCCCGGCAGCTACGAGGCGGACCTGGCGAGCCGGCCGGCAAGGCTGCATTTCACATCGCCGCCAGCACCGGAGCGACGGCTGAACGGCATCGAGGTCGATTTCACGGCCGGCTTCGGCGAGGCAGGGACCGACGTGCCGGACCTTTTGAAACGCGCCGTCTTGATGCTGGTGGCGCACTGGTATGAGTTCCGCGCCGCCTATGGCGCGGCGGACCAGCCGGTGTCGATCCCCGCCGGCTTCGACCGGCTGATCTCGACCTATCGGACGGGGCGGCTGTGA